In the Telopea speciosissima isolate NSW1024214 ecotype Mountain lineage chromosome 2, Tspe_v1, whole genome shotgun sequence genome, one interval contains:
- the LOC122650562 gene encoding uncharacterized protein LOC122650562 gives MMRIKIPQLAYEEQMSKLKFSLIGRLNFRYLSMNDVRSFVKDSWVLLGTVELKTLGKGFILFIFDLESDMLMIWRRGPSRIGGQLLRFQRWSPDFKVDKQQMSHRLIWIRFPGLPQEYWHDDILFSIANAVGRPVAIDRKTKTLFYGHCARVCVDVDETQPRVSEVLMEREQPGSAELFLFKQSVVFEDPPSRCGDCKKYGHRSKNCPTHH, from the coding sequence ATGATGCGCATCAAGATCCCCCAGTTGGCATATGAGGAGCAGATGAGCAAACTCAAATTTTCGCTGATTGGCAGGCTAAACTTCAGGTATTTGTCGATGAATGATGTTAGGAGTTTTGTAAAAGACTCATGGGTCCTCTTGGGGACGGTGGAGTTAAAAACCCTAGgtaaagggtttattttattcatATTTGATTTGGAGTCTGATATGCTGATGATTTGGAGACGAGGGCCTAGCCGTATTGGAGGGCAACTGCTTAGGTTTCAGCGTTGGAGTCCGGATTTCAAAGTTGATAAGCAACAGATGTCTCATCGGTTAATCTGGATCCGCTTTCCAGGACTACCGCAGGAGTACTGGCACGATGATATACTTTTTTCCATAGCTAATGCGGTGGGACGGCCGGTAGCCATTGATAGAAAGACCAAAACCTTGTTCTATGGTCACTGTGCTAGGGTTTGTGTGGATGTGGATGAAACACAGCCTAGGGTTTCAGAAGTTTTGATGGAACGGGAGCAGCCTGGGAGTGCTGAGttgtttttgtttaaacaaTCGGTGGTGTTTGAGGATCCACCTTCACGTTGTGGGGATTGCAAGAAGTATGGGCATCGGTCGAAGAATTGCCCTACTCACCATTAA